A stretch of the Bordetella genomosp. 8 genome encodes the following:
- the lpxA gene encoding acyl-ACP--UDP-N-acetylglucosamine O-acyltransferase → MTDRIHPTAVVDPAAEIDSSVVIGPYSVVGPRVRIGAGTEIGSHCVIDGVTTIGRDNRFYRFCSIGGMPQDKKYAGEPTRLEIGDRNTVREFTTFNTGTVQDGGVTTIGSDNWIMAYVHIAHDCHVGSNTILANGVQLGGHVRVGDWAILGGLTGVHQFSTIGAHSMTGGNSSLMQDTPPYVLAAGNPCRPVGINVEGLKRRGFTPAVVSSLRDAYKAIYRRGLSLDEARAELRARQDSEPETREVLQVMLDFLDQSQRGIIRP, encoded by the coding sequence ATGACCGATCGCATCCATCCCACCGCCGTGGTCGATCCGGCTGCTGAGATCGACAGTTCCGTTGTCATCGGTCCATACAGCGTCGTCGGCCCGCGGGTGCGCATCGGCGCGGGAACGGAGATCGGATCGCATTGCGTCATCGATGGCGTCACCACCATCGGCCGCGACAACCGTTTCTACCGGTTCTGCTCGATCGGCGGCATGCCGCAGGACAAGAAGTACGCCGGCGAACCGACACGGCTGGAAATCGGCGATCGCAACACCGTGCGCGAGTTCACCACCTTCAACACCGGCACGGTGCAGGACGGTGGCGTCACCACCATCGGCAGCGACAACTGGATCATGGCGTACGTGCATATCGCCCATGATTGCCACGTCGGCAGCAATACCATACTGGCGAATGGCGTGCAGCTGGGCGGACACGTGCGGGTGGGCGACTGGGCTATTCTCGGCGGCCTGACCGGCGTCCATCAGTTCAGCACCATAGGTGCGCACAGCATGACGGGCGGCAACAGCTCGCTGATGCAGGATACGCCCCCCTACGTGCTGGCGGCGGGCAACCCGTGCCGTCCGGTGGGCATCAATGTGGAAGGCCTGAAGCGGCGCGGCTTCACGCCCGCCGTCGTCTCGTCCCTGCGCGACGCCTACAAGGCCATCTACCGGCGCGGCCTGTCCCTGGACGAAGCGCGCGCCGAACTGCGCGCCCGGCAGGATAGCGAGCCCGAAACGCGCGAAGTCCTGCAGGTCATGCTGGATTTCCTGGATCAGTCGCAACGCGGCATCATCCGGCCGTGA
- a CDS encoding bifunctional transcriptional activator/DNA repair enzyme AdaA has product MRDTMVASSSTARSMNPSAPPTHPHAALVEQACRAMESGTATDLATLAEQAGMSRFHFHRVFKAVTGITPKAYAQAIRASRARQELDRAQSRGRSVTDAIYEAGFNSSGRFYESVPAILGMTPTEFRRGGAGLGIRFAVAQCSLGALLVAATDKGICQIALGDDPQALVQALQDRYAQAELEGGDDKFKRWVAQVVGFVETPSGGLALPLDVRGTAFQQRVWQALREIPLGSTASYAEIARRIGAPAAVRAVARACASNDIALAIPCHRVVRTDGGAGGYRWGVARKLELLARESGQPR; this is encoded by the coding sequence ATGCGCGATACGATGGTGGCATCTTCTTCCACGGCGCGATCCATGAATCCATCCGCCCCACCCACGCATCCCCATGCGGCGCTGGTCGAGCAGGCCTGCCGCGCCATGGAAAGCGGGACGGCGACGGATCTCGCCACGCTGGCCGAACAGGCCGGCATGAGCCGTTTCCACTTCCATCGGGTATTCAAGGCGGTCACCGGCATTACGCCCAAGGCCTACGCCCAGGCCATCCGCGCGTCGCGCGCGCGTCAGGAACTGGATCGCGCGCAATCGCGCGGACGCTCCGTCACCGACGCCATCTACGAGGCCGGGTTCAACTCCAGCGGCCGCTTCTACGAAAGCGTGCCTGCCATCCTGGGCATGACACCGACGGAATTCCGCCGTGGCGGCGCCGGCCTGGGCATCCGCTTCGCCGTCGCCCAGTGCTCGTTGGGCGCCCTGTTGGTGGCCGCGACGGACAAGGGAATATGCCAGATCGCGCTGGGCGACGACCCCCAGGCGCTGGTGCAGGCGCTGCAGGACCGCTACGCCCAGGCTGAACTGGAAGGCGGTGACGACAAATTCAAAAGATGGGTGGCGCAGGTGGTCGGCTTCGTAGAGACCCCCAGTGGGGGTCTCGCCCTGCCCCTGGACGTGCGCGGCACGGCTTTCCAGCAACGTGTCTGGCAGGCCCTGCGCGAAATCCCCCTGGGCAGCACCGCCTCCTATGCGGAGATCGCCCGTCGCATCGGTGCCCCGGCCGCCGTGCGCGCTGTGGCGCGCGCCTGCGCGAGCAATGACATCGCCCTGGCCATCCCTTGCCACCGCGTCGTGCGTACGGACGGCGGCGCGGGCGGCTACCGTTGGGGCGTGGCGCGCAAGCTGGAGCTGCTGGCACGCGAAAGCGGCCAGCCGCGCTGA
- a CDS encoding glutamine amidotransferase, which translates to MTSNDLPVLIIHTGDPEDAIKAAHDSYAGFVRRAAGLAPDDVHIVPVYMGPQPANPERYRAAFITGSPAMVTDRAPWSEQTAHWLRGAASQGLPMFGICYGHQLLAHALGGQVGYNPAGREVGTHLVRHLGEDPLLAGVPRDFPAQMMHMQSVIQPPPGATVLASSALDAHQILRLGPAIVSTQFHPEFPPEFVRENLERNAEKYGGENLDVPGLIGDVRPTPEAAGLLRRFLDLYVTASRLPEPA; encoded by the coding sequence ATGACTTCCAACGACCTTCCCGTACTCATCATCCATACCGGCGACCCGGAAGACGCCATCAAGGCCGCCCACGACAGCTATGCGGGCTTCGTCCGCCGCGCCGCGGGACTGGCGCCCGACGACGTCCACATCGTGCCGGTCTACATGGGCCCGCAGCCCGCCAACCCGGAGCGCTACCGCGCCGCCTTCATCACCGGCTCCCCCGCCATGGTCACCGACCGCGCCCCCTGGAGCGAGCAGACCGCCCATTGGCTGCGCGGCGCGGCATCCCAGGGACTGCCGATGTTCGGCATCTGCTACGGCCACCAATTGCTGGCGCACGCGCTGGGCGGCCAGGTGGGCTACAACCCCGCGGGGCGAGAGGTCGGCACGCATCTGGTCCGGCACCTGGGCGAAGATCCCCTGCTCGCCGGCGTGCCGCGCGACTTCCCGGCGCAGATGATGCACATGCAGTCCGTCATCCAGCCGCCGCCGGGGGCGACGGTGCTGGCCAGTTCGGCGCTGGATGCGCACCAGATCCTGCGCCTGGGACCGGCCATCGTTTCCACCCAGTTCCACCCGGAATTCCCGCCGGAATTCGTGCGGGAGAATCTGGAGCGCAACGCCGAGAAGTACGGCGGGGAAAACCTGGATGTCCCCGGCTTGATCGGGGACGTGCGGCCCACGCCGGAAGCCGCCGGGCTGCTGCGCCGGTTCCTGGACCTGTACGTCACCGCCTCGCGCCTGCCCGAGCCGGCCTGA
- a CDS encoding TrmH family RNA methyltransferase, with translation MKHIASRDNPLVKTLQRLAASAGRRESQVLLDGIHLCQAWLRHHGAPVRALFDVARLDHPEIAELARVLPEETCVSLDTRLLRGLASVESDQGVAFVVQPPQPALPERIEETCVLLDRVQDPGNVGTLIRTCAGAGIRRILLSEGCAAAWSPKVLRSAQGAHFALAVHERVDLSDLLPRLGVPLVATALQESISLYDANLPAHCAWVFGHEGQGVSAELLRAADLRVRIPHDAQAVESLNVAVSAAICLFEQRRRFPSPTGGG, from the coding sequence ATGAAGCACATTGCTTCACGCGACAATCCCCTGGTCAAGACCCTGCAGCGCCTGGCCGCATCGGCGGGGCGCCGCGAATCCCAGGTACTGCTGGACGGCATCCATCTCTGCCAGGCGTGGCTGCGGCATCACGGCGCGCCGGTGCGGGCGCTGTTCGACGTCGCGCGGCTGGACCATCCGGAAATCGCCGAGCTGGCGCGCGTGCTGCCGGAGGAAACCTGCGTCAGCCTGGACACGCGGCTGTTGCGGGGCCTGGCCAGCGTCGAAAGCGACCAGGGCGTGGCCTTCGTCGTGCAGCCGCCGCAGCCGGCACTGCCCGAGCGCATCGAGGAAACCTGTGTTTTGCTGGATCGCGTGCAGGACCCCGGCAATGTCGGCACCTTGATACGCACCTGCGCGGGCGCCGGCATACGGCGCATCCTGCTGTCGGAGGGCTGTGCCGCGGCGTGGTCGCCCAAGGTGCTGCGCAGTGCCCAGGGTGCGCATTTCGCGCTTGCCGTGCACGAGCGGGTCGACCTATCGGACCTGCTGCCGCGGCTGGGCGTGCCCCTGGTGGCCACGGCTCTGCAGGAATCGATCTCGCTCTACGACGCCAACCTGCCGGCGCATTGCGCCTGGGTATTCGGCCACGAGGGGCAGGGCGTTTCGGCGGAACTGCTGCGTGCCGCCGACCTGCGCGTGCGGATCCCGCACGATGCGCAGGCGGTGGAATCCCTGAACGTCGCGGTTTCGGCGGCGATCTGCCTGTTCGAGCAGCGGCGCCGTTTTCCCTCTCCGACGGGGGGCGGTTAA
- the lpxB gene encoding lipid-A-disaccharide synthase — MTTRIGMVAGEPSGDLLAGRIIEGLREYDASVSCAGIGGPRMQARGFDSWHPMHALTVFGYVDALKRIPSLLAIYGDVKRRMLAEPPAVFVGIDAPDFNLKLELQLRQAGVPTVHFVGPSIWAWRYDRIHKIRQAVSHMLVLFPFEVDIYRKEGIPVTYVGHPLAGTIPMVPDRAVARARLGMEAGARVLAMLPGSRSSEIRVLAPRFLQALQQLQARDPALQCLVPMVNAARRAEFEGFLRQHPVRNLRIVTAEDVAPAEGHPVAWSVMEAADAVLVASGTATLEAALYKRPMVISYVLSPWMRRIMAWKSGQQRPYLPWVGLPNVLLRDFAVPELLQDDAMPDKLADATWRALTDEAGAARIQARFTDLHAELLRDTPALAARVINEVAHGAK; from the coding sequence GTGACCACGCGTATCGGCATGGTCGCCGGCGAGCCCTCCGGGGACCTGCTGGCCGGCCGCATCATCGAAGGCTTGCGCGAATACGATGCCTCGGTGTCCTGCGCCGGAATAGGTGGGCCGCGCATGCAGGCGCGCGGCTTCGACAGCTGGCATCCCATGCATGCGTTGACGGTGTTCGGCTACGTGGATGCGCTCAAGCGCATTCCCAGCCTGCTGGCCATCTACGGTGACGTCAAGCGGCGCATGCTGGCCGAGCCGCCTGCCGTGTTCGTCGGCATCGACGCGCCGGATTTCAATCTCAAGCTCGAATTGCAGCTGCGGCAGGCGGGCGTACCGACCGTGCATTTCGTCGGGCCGTCGATCTGGGCCTGGCGCTACGACCGCATCCACAAGATCCGCCAGGCGGTCTCGCACATGTTGGTGCTGTTCCCTTTCGAAGTCGATATCTATCGCAAGGAAGGCATACCGGTCACCTATGTGGGCCATCCGCTTGCCGGCACCATACCCATGGTTCCCGATCGCGCTGTCGCGCGCGCGCGCCTGGGCATGGAAGCCGGTGCCCGCGTGCTGGCCATGCTGCCAGGCAGCCGCTCCTCGGAAATCCGCGTGCTGGCGCCGCGTTTCCTGCAGGCCCTGCAGCAATTGCAGGCGCGCGACCCGGCCCTGCAATGCCTGGTGCCCATGGTGAACGCCGCGCGCCGCGCCGAATTCGAAGGCTTCCTGCGCCAGCATCCCGTCAGGAACCTGCGCATCGTCACGGCGGAAGACGTCGCACCCGCCGAGGGCCATCCCGTGGCCTGGTCGGTCATGGAAGCCGCCGACGCGGTGCTGGTGGCCAGCGGCACGGCCACGCTGGAAGCCGCGCTGTACAAGCGTCCCATGGTTATTTCCTATGTGCTGTCGCCCTGGATGCGACGTATCATGGCGTGGAAATCCGGGCAGCAGCGTCCCTATCTGCCTTGGGTGGGGCTGCCCAACGTGCTGCTGCGCGACTTCGCCGTACCCGAGCTGCTACAGGACGACGCCATGCCGGACAAGCTGGCCGACGCCACCTGGCGCGCGCTGACGGATGAAGCTGGCGCCGCCCGTATCCAGGCGCGGTTCACGGATCTGCACGCCGAGCTGCTGCGCGACACGCCGGCACTGGCGGCCCGGGTCATCAACGAGGTGGCGCATGGCGCAAAGTGA
- the rnhB gene encoding ribonuclease HII, with amino-acid sequence MAQSDMFGDEGLRDVIISGVDEAGRGPLAGAVYAAAVILNPARPIEGLADSKVLTAPRREELALEIKEYAVAWCVASASVKEIDSLNILRATLLAMRRAVLGLGVKPGLALVDGNQAPRLPCGVKTVIQGDALVPAISAASILAKTARDADLVRLHGKYPNYGFDQHKGYGTVMHLERLRAHGPCPEHRRSFSPVKDLLILS; translated from the coding sequence ATGGCGCAAAGTGACATGTTCGGCGACGAAGGCCTGCGAGATGTAATCATCTCTGGGGTGGACGAAGCTGGGCGCGGGCCGCTGGCCGGCGCCGTCTACGCCGCCGCGGTGATCCTGAACCCGGCGCGTCCCATCGAAGGGCTGGCGGATTCCAAGGTGCTGACCGCCCCGCGACGCGAGGAGCTGGCGCTCGAAATCAAGGAATACGCGGTCGCCTGGTGCGTGGCCAGCGCCAGCGTGAAGGAAATCGACTCCCTGAACATCCTGCGGGCGACCTTGCTGGCGATGCGCCGCGCGGTGCTCGGGCTGGGCGTCAAGCCGGGCCTTGCGCTGGTGGACGGCAACCAGGCGCCGCGCCTGCCTTGCGGCGTCAAGACGGTGATCCAGGGCGACGCCCTGGTGCCGGCCATTTCGGCCGCGTCGATACTGGCCAAGACCGCCCGCGATGCCGACCTGGTGCGCCTGCATGGCAAGTATCCCAACTATGGCTTCGACCAGCATAAGGGCTACGGCACGGTCATGCATCTGGAACGCCTGCGCGCGCATGGCCCGTGTCCCGAACACCGGCGCAGCTTCTCGCCCGTCAAGGATCTGCTGATCCTGTCATGA
- a CDS encoding SPFH domain-containing protein, with amino-acid sequence MLDPSTIVLLVVVLLAILVVVKSIAIVPQQHAWVVERLGKFDRVLSPGAGFVIPFVERVAYKHSLKEIPLDVPSQVCITRDNTQLQVDGVLYFQVTDPMRASYGSSNYISAITQLSQTTLRSVIGKLELDRTFEEREFINTTIVASLDEAALNWGVKVLRYEIKDLTPPNEILRAMQAQITAEREKRALIAASEGRRQEQINIATGEREAAIARSEGEKQAQINQAQGEAAAVLAIAEATARAVSQVAESIRQPGGMEAVNLRVAERYVDAFGNVAQKGNTLILPANLADVGGLIASAMSIVKSTQR; translated from the coding sequence ATGCTAGATCCGTCCACCATCGTACTGCTCGTCGTCGTTCTGCTGGCGATCCTCGTCGTCGTGAAGTCCATCGCCATCGTCCCGCAGCAGCATGCCTGGGTCGTGGAACGACTGGGCAAGTTCGACCGCGTGCTGTCGCCGGGCGCCGGCTTCGTCATCCCCTTCGTCGAGCGCGTGGCCTACAAGCATTCGCTCAAGGAAATCCCGCTGGACGTGCCCAGCCAGGTCTGCATCACGCGGGACAACACGCAGCTGCAGGTGGATGGCGTCCTGTATTTCCAGGTCACCGATCCCATGCGGGCATCCTACGGATCGTCCAACTACATTTCGGCGATCACGCAACTGTCGCAGACCACGCTGCGCTCGGTGATCGGCAAGCTCGAACTGGACCGCACCTTCGAGGAACGCGAGTTCATCAACACGACCATCGTCGCGTCGCTGGACGAAGCGGCGTTGAACTGGGGCGTGAAGGTCCTGCGCTACGAAATCAAGGACCTGACGCCGCCCAACGAGATCCTGCGCGCCATGCAGGCGCAGATCACCGCCGAGCGCGAAAAGCGCGCGCTGATCGCGGCGTCCGAAGGCCGCCGCCAGGAGCAGATCAATATCGCCACCGGCGAACGCGAAGCCGCCATCGCGCGGTCCGAAGGCGAAAAGCAGGCGCAGATCAACCAGGCGCAGGGCGAGGCCGCGGCCGTGCTGGCGATCGCCGAGGCGACGGCGCGCGCGGTGAGCCAGGTGGCCGAATCCATACGGCAGCCCGGGGGCATGGAAGCGGTCAACCTGCGCGTGGCGGAACGCTATGTCGACGCCTTCGGCAATGTGGCGCAGAAGGGCAACACACTGATCCTGCCGGCCAATCTCGCCGATGTCGGCGGCCTGATCGCATCGGCGATGTCCATCGTCAAATCCACACAGAGATAA
- the ppsR gene encoding posphoenolpyruvate synthetase regulatory kinase/phosphorylase PpsR, translated as MTNLPLERTVYIVSDSTGITAETFSHSVLAQFENVTFRQIRLPFVDTLQKAEEAALRIDRNAAETGMQPIVFSTLVHPEIMARVRQANGIFLDLFGTFVSHIEHELGLKSSHSIGRSHMAANSEKYRNRIDAINFSLSHDDGQFVTNLGQADVILVGVSRCGKTPTSLYLAMQYAVKAANFPLTPDDFERGVLPSTLAPHRSKLFGLSIQPDRLAEVRHERRPNSQYASIEQCRYEVAEAERLMRREGIEWLSTTTKSIEEISTTVLQEVGLDRGG; from the coding sequence ATGACCAACCTACCGCTCGAACGGACCGTCTACATCGTCTCGGACAGCACCGGCATCACGGCCGAGACCTTCAGCCATTCGGTATTGGCGCAGTTCGAGAACGTGACGTTCCGGCAGATCCGCCTGCCCTTCGTCGATACCCTGCAGAAGGCTGAAGAAGCCGCCCTGCGCATCGACCGCAACGCGGCCGAAACGGGTATGCAGCCCATCGTTTTCAGCACCCTGGTGCATCCCGAAATCATGGCGCGGGTGCGCCAGGCCAACGGTATCTTCCTGGATCTATTTGGAACGTTTGTAAGCCACATCGAACACGAGCTCGGCCTGAAATCCAGCCACTCCATCGGCCGCTCGCACATGGCGGCCAATAGTGAGAAATATCGCAACCGTATCGACGCGATCAATTTCAGCCTGTCCCACGACGACGGCCAGTTCGTTACAAATCTGGGCCAGGCGGACGTGATCCTCGTCGGCGTGTCCCGCTGCGGCAAGACGCCGACCAGCCTGTACCTGGCCATGCAGTACGCCGTCAAGGCGGCCAACTTCCCGCTGACGCCCGACGACTTCGAGCGCGGTGTGCTGCCTTCGACCCTGGCGCCCCATCGCAGCAAGCTGTTCGGCCTGTCGATCCAGCCCGACCGGCTGGCGGAAGTGCGGCATGAACGGCGCCCCAACAGCCAGTACGCGTCCATCGAGCAGTGCCGCTATGAAGTCGCCGAGGCGGAGCGCCTGATGCGCCGCGAGGGCATTGAGTGGCTGTCCACCACGACCAAATCGATCGAGGAAATTTCCACCACGGTGCTGCAGGAAGTCGGCCTGGATCGCGGCGGTTGA
- the fabZ gene encoding 3-hydroxyacyl-ACP dehydratase FabZ: MELDIKGILDRLPHRYPMLLIDRVIDIQPGKSIIALKNVSINEPFFTGHFPHHPVMPGVLILEAMAQAAALFSFSDESALKNDAGGSSTVYYFVGIDGARFRRPVLPGDQLRIEVDAERLSRSICKYAGRALVDGQLVAEAKLMCAIRNLDA, from the coding sequence ATGGAACTCGACATTAAGGGGATCCTGGATCGCTTGCCGCATCGGTATCCGATGCTGTTGATCGACCGCGTGATCGACATCCAGCCCGGCAAATCCATCATTGCCTTGAAGAACGTCTCGATTAACGAGCCGTTCTTCACGGGGCACTTCCCGCACCATCCGGTCATGCCCGGCGTGCTGATCCTGGAAGCCATGGCGCAAGCCGCCGCGCTGTTCTCGTTTTCGGATGAGTCCGCGCTGAAGAACGACGCCGGGGGCTCGTCCACGGTGTATTACTTCGTCGGCATCGACGGCGCGCGTTTCCGCCGTCCTGTCCTGCCGGGCGACCAACTCCGCATCGAAGTCGACGCCGAGCGCTTGAGTCGCAGCATCTGCAAGTACGCCGGCCGCGCGCTGGTGGACGGCCAACTGGTCGCCGAAGCCAAACTCATGTGTGCCATCCGCAACCTGGACGCATAA
- the ppsA gene encoding phosphoenolpyruvate synthase produces MSYVVSFEQLRMADVDSVGGKNASLGEMISQLAGAGVRVPGGFATTAEAFRDFLKSSGLDKRIADRLASLNPEDVRELATAGAEIRQWLTDAPFSPEFEQQIRTAFAALDADGKGSFAVRSSATAEDLPDASFAGQQETFLNVVGIEDVLDKIRHVFASLYNDRAISYRVHKGYAHADVALSAGVQRMVRSDKGSAGVMFTIDTESGFKDVVFITSSYGLGETVVQGAVNPDEFYVFKPTLEKGMYPIVGRRIGSKLIKMEFDPERPQGRAVRTVDVPVSERNRYSLTDDEVTELARYAVIIEKHYGRPMDIEWGRDGVDGKLYILQARPETVKSQQTGNEVQQRYRLKATGRVVVTGRAIGQKIGSGRVRIVADVSEMDKVQAGDVLVTDMTDPNWEPVMKRAAAIVTNRGGRTCHAAIIARELGIPAVVGCATATDDLKEGQAVTVSCAEGDEGRIYDGLIETEVEEVRRGEMPAIDVKIMMNVGNPQLAFDFAQIPNEGVGLARLEFIINNNIGIHPKAVLDYPNVDAELKKAVESAARGYASPRAFFVEKLAEGIATIAAAFWPKPVIVRLSDFKSNEYRKLVGGSRYEPEEENPMLGFRGASRYIAQEFDECFRMECEALKRVRGEMGLSNVEIMVPFVRTLSQAGRVVELLGKNGLKRGENGLKLIMMCEVPSNAILAESFLDYFDGFSIGSNDMTQLTLGLDRDSGMELLAADFDERDEAVKFMLRRAIQACLAKGKYVGICGQGPSDHPDFAQWLKDEGILSMSLNPDTVVDTWQRLAG; encoded by the coding sequence ATGTCGTACGTCGTTTCGTTCGAGCAGCTCCGCATGGCGGATGTGGACTCGGTAGGAGGCAAGAACGCATCACTAGGTGAAATGATCAGCCAACTGGCGGGCGCGGGTGTGCGCGTGCCGGGTGGCTTTGCGACCACGGCCGAGGCGTTCCGCGATTTCCTGAAATCGTCGGGCCTGGACAAGCGTATCGCCGATCGTCTCGCCTCGCTCAATCCGGAAGACGTACGCGAACTGGCGACGGCCGGGGCGGAGATCCGCCAATGGCTGACCGACGCGCCGTTCTCGCCCGAATTCGAGCAGCAGATCCGCACCGCCTTCGCCGCCCTGGATGCGGACGGCAAGGGCTCGTTCGCGGTCCGTTCGTCCGCCACCGCGGAAGACCTGCCCGACGCGTCGTTCGCGGGCCAGCAGGAAACCTTCCTGAACGTGGTCGGCATCGAAGACGTGCTGGACAAGATCCGCCACGTCTTCGCGTCGCTGTACAACGACCGCGCCATCTCCTACCGCGTGCACAAGGGCTATGCGCATGCCGACGTCGCCCTGTCGGCCGGCGTGCAGCGCATGGTGCGCTCGGACAAGGGCAGCGCCGGCGTCATGTTCACCATCGACACCGAATCCGGCTTCAAGGACGTGGTGTTCATCACGTCGTCCTACGGCCTGGGCGAAACCGTGGTGCAGGGCGCCGTCAACCCCGACGAGTTCTACGTCTTCAAGCCCACGCTGGAAAAGGGCATGTACCCCATCGTGGGCCGCCGCATCGGCTCCAAGCTGATCAAGATGGAATTCGACCCGGAGCGTCCGCAGGGCCGCGCCGTGCGCACGGTGGATGTGCCGGTGTCCGAACGCAATCGCTATTCGCTGACCGACGATGAAGTCACCGAACTGGCGCGCTACGCGGTCATCATCGAAAAGCATTACGGCCGTCCCATGGACATCGAATGGGGCCGCGACGGGGTCGACGGCAAGCTGTATATCCTGCAGGCCCGTCCGGAAACCGTGAAGTCCCAGCAGACCGGCAACGAAGTGCAGCAGCGCTACCGCCTGAAGGCCACCGGCCGGGTCGTGGTGACCGGCCGCGCGATCGGCCAGAAGATCGGCTCGGGCCGCGTGCGCATCGTCGCCGACGTTTCCGAAATGGACAAGGTGCAGGCGGGCGACGTGCTGGTCACCGACATGACCGATCCCAACTGGGAACCGGTGATGAAGCGCGCCGCGGCCATCGTCACCAACCGTGGCGGCCGCACCTGCCACGCCGCGATCATCGCGCGTGAGCTCGGCATCCCGGCGGTGGTGGGCTGCGCCACGGCGACCGACGACCTGAAGGAAGGCCAGGCGGTGACCGTGTCCTGCGCGGAAGGCGATGAAGGCCGCATCTACGACGGCCTGATCGAAACCGAGGTCGAGGAAGTGCGCCGCGGCGAAATGCCTGCCATCGACGTGAAGATCATGATGAACGTCGGCAATCCCCAGCTGGCTTTCGATTTCGCGCAGATTCCCAACGAAGGCGTGGGCCTGGCCCGCCTTGAGTTCATCATCAACAACAACATCGGCATCCATCCGAAGGCGGTGCTGGATTATCCCAACGTCGATGCCGAGCTGAAAAAAGCGGTCGAATCGGCCGCGCGCGGCTATGCCAGCCCGCGTGCCTTCTTCGTCGAAAAGCTGGCCGAAGGCATCGCCACCATCGCCGCCGCGTTCTGGCCCAAGCCGGTCATCGTACGCCTGTCCGACTTCAAGTCGAACGAGTACCGCAAGCTGGTGGGCGGTTCGCGCTACGAGCCGGAAGAAGAAAACCCCATGCTGGGCTTCCGCGGCGCCTCGCGCTATATCGCGCAGGAGTTCGACGAGTGCTTCCGCATGGAATGCGAAGCCCTGAAGCGGGTGCGTGGCGAAATGGGCCTGTCCAACGTCGAGATCATGGTGCCCTTCGTGCGTACGCTGAGCCAGGCCGGTCGGGTGGTCGAACTGCTGGGCAAAAACGGGCTGAAGCGCGGCGAAAACGGCCTGAAGCTGATCATGATGTGCGAAGTGCCGTCCAACGCCATCCTGGCCGAGTCCTTCCTGGACTACTTCGACGGGTTCTCGATCGGCTCCAACGACATGACGCAGCTGACGCTGGGCCTGGATCGCGATTCGGGCATGGAGCTGTTGGCGGCGGACTTCGACGAACGCGACGAAGCCGTCAAGTTCATGCTGCGCCGGGCGATCCAGGCCTGCCTGGCCAAGGGCAAGTACGTCGGTATCTGCGGCCAGGGGCCCAGCGACCATCCGGACTTCGCGCAATGGCTGAAGGACGAAGGCATCCTGTCGATGTCTCTGAATCCGGATACCGTGGTCGATACCTGGCAGCGTCTGGCGGGCTGA
- a CDS encoding NfeD family protein: MWIWFGLAVLALIGEVATGTFYLLLVATGLAAGGLAVVAGLALKGQLLVCGAVVIAGLLVLRGTGVLKKREVDAQRNADVNLDIGQIVKVDDWAGGRTARVWYRGASWDAVLAAGCDPVAGEQVITEVRGSQLIVQPRPSVSSLSEG, translated from the coding sequence ATGTGGATATGGTTCGGGCTGGCCGTGCTGGCGCTCATAGGGGAAGTGGCGACCGGCACGTTTTACCTGCTGCTGGTGGCCACCGGCCTGGCGGCCGGTGGCCTGGCCGTCGTGGCTGGCCTGGCGCTGAAGGGCCAGCTTCTGGTCTGCGGCGCGGTGGTGATCGCCGGCTTGCTGGTGTTGCGCGGCACCGGCGTATTGAAAAAGCGTGAAGTCGACGCGCAACGCAATGCCGACGTGAACCTGGATATCGGCCAGATCGTGAAAGTGGACGATTGGGCGGGCGGCCGCACGGCCAGGGTCTGGTATCGCGGCGCGAGCTGGGACGCGGTGCTGGCCGCCGGCTGCGACCCTGTCGCGGGCGAACAGGTCATCACCGAGGTACGCGGCAGCCAGTTGATCGTCCAGCCCCGACCTTCCGTTTCCTCTCTTTCCGAAGGCTGA